Proteins encoded in a region of the Paenibacillus sp. E222 genome:
- a CDS encoding AIM24 family protein: protein MHIHLNNAEAGGAGQVVTFSLIQDDRLHILHPQQIVAFRGPSSSRHDKFMNISGIYRKKKLIKSEITGPCQFVAALPPGFTMKEVELSENSDLLYDFRHLFFYSDGVTMHTKIQKIKNMLITRDAVKMKFSGKGKIGLLTQGQVCQQELHPTAPLYVDAGSIIAYPENAQLELTVYGNNLASQHMNYHWKMTGHGSVLFQAGRENHRLEQDMNDEGLFKRILKEVIPFGNVIIK from the coding sequence ATGCACATACACCTGAACAATGCCGAAGCTGGCGGAGCCGGACAAGTGGTCACGTTTTCGTTGATCCAGGACGACCGCCTGCACATTCTCCACCCCCAGCAAATTGTCGCTTTTCGTGGCCCAAGCAGCAGTCGCCATGACAAATTCATGAATATTTCAGGTATCTATCGCAAAAAAAAGCTGATCAAATCCGAAATTACCGGTCCTTGTCAATTTGTGGCCGCCCTGCCTCCCGGATTCACCATGAAGGAAGTTGAACTGAGCGAGAACAGTGATCTGCTGTACGACTTCCGCCACCTTTTTTTCTACTCCGACGGCGTCACGATGCACACCAAAATTCAGAAAATCAAAAACATGCTGATCACTCGCGATGCCGTGAAAATGAAGTTTTCGGGCAAAGGCAAAATCGGATTGCTGACACAAGGTCAGGTCTGCCAGCAGGAACTGCACCCTACCGCACCACTGTATGTGGATGCAGGCAGTATTATCGCCTATCCCGAGAACGCGCAGCTTGAACTTACCGTGTATGGAAACAACCTTGCCAGCCAGCATATGAACTACCATTGGAAGATGACAGGTCATGGCTCTGTACTCTTTCAGGCCGGCCGTGAAAATCATAGACTGGAACAGGATATGAATGATGAAGGCTTATTTAAGCGCATTCTGAAAGAAGTCATTCCTTTTGGAAATGTAATAATCAAATGA
- the queC gene encoding 7-cyano-7-deazaguanine synthase QueC, whose amino-acid sequence MNEEKAVVVFSGGQDSTTCLFWAKQQFAEVEVVTFDYGQRHKLEIECAAEIARDLGVQQTVLDMSLLNQLAPNALTRTDVEITHEEGELPSTFVDGRNLLFLSFAAIMAKQKGARHLVTGVCETDFSGYPDCRDSFVKSMNVTLNLSMDYPFVIHTPLMWLDKAQTWKMADDLGAFDYVRERTLTCYNGIIGDGCGECPACKLRKAGLDRYLEQRTDSATVGTAGADVR is encoded by the coding sequence TTGAACGAAGAAAAAGCAGTCGTTGTATTCAGCGGCGGTCAGGACAGTACAACTTGTTTGTTCTGGGCCAAACAGCAATTTGCTGAGGTAGAGGTGGTTACCTTCGATTACGGCCAGCGTCACAAGCTGGAGATTGAATGCGCCGCAGAGATCGCTCGCGATCTGGGTGTGCAGCAAACGGTACTGGACATGAGTTTGTTAAACCAACTCGCGCCCAATGCACTCACCCGTACGGATGTGGAGATTACGCATGAAGAAGGCGAACTGCCGAGTACGTTCGTAGATGGACGGAATTTGCTGTTCCTCAGTTTTGCAGCTATTATGGCGAAGCAAAAAGGGGCTCGTCACCTGGTCACAGGTGTATGCGAAACGGATTTCAGCGGTTACCCGGATTGTCGGGATTCGTTTGTGAAATCGATGAATGTAACGCTGAATCTGTCCATGGACTACCCGTTTGTTATTCACACCCCACTGATGTGGCTGGACAAAGCCCAGACATGGAAAATGGCGGATGATCTTGGTGCCTTTGATTATGTACGTGAGCGTACACTAACCTGTTATAACGGGATCATCGGCGATGGCTGCGGAGAATGTCCTGCCTGCAAACTGCGCAAAGCCGGACTGGATCGCTATCTGGAGCAGCGCACTGATTCTGCTACTGTTGGAACTGCGGGAGCGGACGTGCGATGA
- the queD gene encoding 6-carboxytetrahydropterin synthase QueD: MREPGTFRIVERLQRIGEDILPAQLRYHRKRVLVSKEFTFDAAHHLHCYEGKCKNLHGHTYKVVFGISGYPGETGLTVDFGHIKEIWKTQIEGYLDHQYLNETLPLMNTTAENMVVWLFEQMEHALQTEPYAAMTEGGRTEFVRLYETPTSYAEARREWMIDE; the protein is encoded by the coding sequence ATGAGAGAACCGGGAACATTTCGCATTGTGGAGCGGTTGCAGCGGATTGGAGAAGATATCCTGCCTGCACAGCTTCGCTATCATCGCAAACGTGTGCTTGTCAGCAAGGAGTTTACGTTTGACGCTGCGCATCATCTGCATTGTTATGAAGGCAAGTGCAAGAACTTGCACGGGCATACGTATAAAGTCGTTTTTGGCATTAGCGGTTACCCGGGTGAGACCGGACTGACGGTTGATTTTGGACATATCAAGGAGATATGGAAAACACAAATTGAAGGGTATCTGGATCATCAGTATTTGAACGAAACCCTTCCCCTCATGAACACGACAGCTGAAAATATGGTCGTCTGGTTGTTCGAGCAGATGGAGCATGCCTTGCAGACCGAACCGTATGCTGCAATGACCGAAGGTGGTCGAACAGAGTTTGTCCGCTTATATGAGACGCCGACCAGTTACGCCGAGGCCAGACGGGAGTGGATGATCGATGAGTAG
- the queE gene encoding 7-carboxy-7-deazaguanine synthase QueE yields the protein MSSVEQSKEARIPVMEIFGPTVQGEGMVIGQKTMFVRTAGCDYRCSWCDSAFTWDGSGKDLIRMITPEDVWNELRRVGGSRFSHVTISGGNPALLASLGGLVKLLRENGIRTAVETQGSRWQSWLADIDEVTVSPKPPSSGMDTDWAVLDDLIGRLAAGPVERSHSLKIVIFDETDLDYARRVHARYPGTDLFLQTGNPDVTSADTPDLASSLLARYEWLIDQVSASDDLNDVRVLPQLHTLVWGNKRGV from the coding sequence ATGAGTAGTGTGGAACAGAGCAAAGAGGCTCGTATTCCTGTGATGGAGATCTTTGGCCCGACGGTTCAAGGTGAAGGCATGGTCATTGGGCAGAAAACAATGTTCGTTCGCACCGCGGGCTGCGATTATCGCTGCTCCTGGTGCGACTCGGCCTTTACCTGGGACGGCAGTGGCAAGGATCTGATCCGGATGATTACGCCGGAGGACGTGTGGAACGAGCTGCGTCGCGTTGGCGGCTCACGCTTCTCCCATGTGACCATCTCAGGCGGCAACCCTGCCCTACTCGCTTCGCTGGGCGGATTGGTTAAGCTGCTTCGGGAGAACGGCATCCGCACCGCGGTAGAAACGCAGGGCTCCCGTTGGCAGTCTTGGCTGGCGGACATTGACGAAGTCACCGTCTCACCCAAGCCACCCAGCTCCGGCATGGACACCGATTGGGCCGTGCTGGATGATCTGATCGGACGGCTGGCCGCTGGCCCGGTAGAACGAAGTCATAGTCTGAAGATCGTGATCTTTGATGAGACAGACTTGGACTACGCCCGCCGCGTGCATGCACGGTATCCGGGCACAGATTTATTTTTACAGACCGGGAACCCGGATGTCACTTCTGCCGATACGCCAGATCTGGCGTCTTCGCTGCTTGCCCGTTATGAGTGGCTGATTGATCAAGTCAGTGCATCCGATGATCTGAACGACGTTCGTGTGCTTCCACAGCTTCATACGTTGGTATGGGGCAACAAACGCGGCGTCTAA
- the queF gene encoding preQ(1) synthase, translated as MRQPEEMQDLTLLGNQGVKYTFEYDPGILENFDNKHPYRDYFVKFNCPEFTSLCPITGQPDFATIYISYIPDVKMVESKSLKLYLFSFRNHGDFHEDCVNIIMNDLIKLMDPRFIEVWGKFTPRGGISIDPYTNYGKPGTKYEQMAEHRMMNHDMYPETIDNR; from the coding sequence ATGAGACAACCTGAAGAAATGCAAGATTTAACGTTGCTGGGTAACCAGGGCGTAAAATATACGTTTGAATATGATCCGGGAATTCTGGAGAATTTTGATAACAAACACCCCTACCGGGATTATTTTGTCAAATTCAACTGCCCGGAGTTCACCAGCCTGTGCCCGATCACGGGTCAGCCGGACTTTGCAACGATCTATATCAGCTACATCCCTGATGTAAAAATGGTAGAGAGCAAGTCACTTAAGCTGTACCTGTTCAGCTTCCGCAACCATGGCGATTTCCACGAGGATTGCGTAAACATCATCATGAACGACCTGATCAAACTGATGGACCCACGCTTCATTGAAGTGTGGGGTAAATTCACGCCGCGCGGCGGCATTTCCATCGATCCGTACACCAACTACGGCAAACCGGGTACGAAGTATGAGCAAATGGCTGAGCACCGCATGATGAATCATGATATGTATCCAGAGACGATTGATAATCGTTAA
- a CDS encoding MFS transporter encodes MQNSLSKDAAARSKAPPGLDAQGTVYRILIAISLVHLFNDSIQSVIPAIFPILKDSMHLTYTQIGWISFAINFTASIMQPVVGWFADRKPTPSILPIGMGFTFTGMLLLAFADSYMAVLISVIFVGLGSAAFHPEGSRVSHMAAGPRRGLAQSIFQVGGNAGQSLAPLLTRWIFIPFGLFGAIGFTGIAAAGIAVQIYIARWYGRMLQSGGYLRRQAAARRAPNPALRKKIAAAITILILLVFVRSWYVASIGSFYAFNLKDTFNLSTEDAQIYIFLFLAAGALGTFFGGPLADRFGKRNMIFLSMAGAAPLALLLPYANLFWTAVLLTIIGFIMLSSFSVTVVYAQMLIPGKIGTVSGLITGLAFGMGGLGALVLGNWIDVFGVSPVMQMCSFLPLIGIFTFLLPSDKLLNRWAEENGSEE; translated from the coding sequence ATGCAAAATTCATTATCCAAAGACGCCGCTGCGCGTTCGAAAGCTCCACCCGGATTGGATGCTCAAGGTACCGTTTATCGGATCTTAATTGCCATCAGTCTGGTTCATTTGTTCAACGATTCCATCCAATCTGTCATTCCAGCTATTTTTCCAATTCTGAAAGACTCCATGCATCTCACGTATACGCAGATCGGATGGATTTCGTTTGCTATTAACTTTACTGCTTCCATCATGCAGCCTGTTGTAGGCTGGTTTGCTGATAGAAAACCGACACCATCCATTCTACCCATCGGTATGGGCTTTACGTTTACCGGTATGCTATTGCTAGCCTTCGCCGACAGTTATATGGCTGTCCTGATCTCTGTCATCTTTGTTGGGCTCGGTTCGGCGGCTTTCCATCCAGAGGGTTCACGGGTATCCCATATGGCCGCAGGGCCTCGTCGGGGTCTCGCTCAGTCAATCTTCCAGGTGGGAGGTAACGCCGGTCAATCTCTGGCTCCATTGCTCACCAGATGGATTTTCATTCCGTTTGGATTGTTCGGCGCCATCGGCTTCACGGGCATAGCTGCTGCGGGGATCGCGGTGCAAATCTATATCGCTCGCTGGTATGGACGCATGCTGCAATCGGGAGGGTATTTGCGTAGACAGGCGGCAGCCCGTCGTGCTCCCAATCCGGCATTACGTAAAAAGATTGCTGCTGCCATAACCATTTTGATTCTGCTCGTCTTTGTCCGTTCGTGGTATGTCGCTTCAATCGGAAGCTTCTATGCGTTTAACCTGAAGGATACATTCAACTTGTCCACAGAGGACGCACAGATCTATATCTTCTTGTTCCTGGCGGCTGGGGCTCTTGGTACGTTCTTCGGTGGTCCACTGGCGGATCGCTTTGGTAAACGCAACATGATCTTTCTGTCAATGGCTGGAGCCGCTCCACTGGCGCTGCTGCTGCCTTACGCGAATCTGTTCTGGACAGCCGTGCTGCTGACCATTATTGGTTTCATCATGTTATCCAGCTTCTCGGTGACCGTTGTGTATGCACAGATGCTGATTCCGGGCAAAATCGGAACCGTCTCCGGCCTGATTACTGGCCTGGCATTTGGTATGGGCGGTCTGGGCGCTCTCGTGCTGGGGAACTGGATCGACGTGTTCGGCGTATCTCCAGTCATGCAAATGTGCAGCTTCCTGCCACTGATCGGAATCTTCACCTTCCTGCTTCCATCGGATAAGTTGCTGAACCGTTGGGCGGAAGAGAATGGTAGTGAAGAATAA
- a CDS encoding EcsC family protein — MDSRETLDRELEQILKWEKGQKDLFIWDKIGRLPFAMLDKVMPKALKQKIGDSLNEVGQYVQNGGKFLVQKKKVAELLREEAIQSGYSMKADTSYDEQDGESKDTTKIHSVEGLPLEVLDRTADSITDSRTRFAAAQGAATGIGGIVTIAADIPMVMGLSLKVLQEMALCYGYDPDEPQERIFIVKCLQFSSADIVGKKAIIDELADYDNPDKQVEVISQMQGWREVFNSYSESFGWKKLFQLIPIAGMVFGSVSNKNTIRDVAEAGKMLYKKRLILQRLSQ, encoded by the coding sequence ATGGATTCGCGTGAGACATTGGACCGGGAGCTGGAACAGATTTTAAAATGGGAAAAAGGGCAGAAGGACTTGTTTATTTGGGACAAAATTGGACGTTTGCCATTTGCCATGCTGGATAAAGTGATGCCCAAAGCGCTGAAACAGAAGATTGGCGACTCGCTGAACGAAGTCGGCCAGTATGTGCAGAATGGCGGGAAATTTCTCGTTCAGAAAAAGAAGGTGGCTGAGCTGCTCCGAGAGGAAGCGATCCAATCCGGTTATTCCATGAAGGCCGATACCTCTTACGATGAACAGGATGGAGAGTCAAAGGATACGACGAAAATTCACAGCGTGGAAGGCTTACCGCTTGAAGTGCTGGATCGCACTGCCGATAGTATTACGGATAGTCGGACGAGGTTTGCTGCTGCACAAGGGGCTGCAACAGGTATCGGGGGCATTGTAACGATTGCGGCGGATATTCCGATGGTGATGGGGCTTTCCCTGAAGGTGCTGCAGGAGATGGCGTTATGCTATGGATATGATCCCGACGAACCTCAAGAGCGCATATTTATCGTCAAATGTCTGCAATTCTCTTCGGCAGATATTGTGGGCAAGAAAGCGATTATTGATGAACTCGCCGATTACGATAATCCGGATAAGCAGGTTGAGGTTATCTCTCAAATGCAGGGCTGGCGGGAGGTTTTTAATTCCTACAGTGAATCGTTTGGATGGAAAAAGCTGTTCCAGCTCATTCCGATTGCGGGTATGGTATTCGGTTCGGTGAGTAACAAAAATACGATTCGTGATGTTGCCGAAGCCGGAAAAATGTTATATAAAAAGCGCCTGATTCTTCAGCGCCTTTCGCAATGA
- a CDS encoding family 43 glycosylhydrolase, with amino-acid sequence MTDSITFTNPILEQRADPWVYRHTDGYYYFSASVPAFDRIEIRRAQTLEELRDAEPVTAWHKHETGPMSANIWAPEIHFIDGKWYIHYAAAHTSETNEGLFDHRMYVLENDSPNPLEGAWVEKGQIRTRWETFALDATTFEHKGIRYLVWAQKDPDIPGNSNLYISEMENPWTLRGEQVMISTPEYDWEIIGFKVNEGAAVLHRNGRIFIGYSASATDYNYCMGLLTADEDTDLLDPASWVKSPKPVFQTCEENGQYGPGHNSFTVSPDGKTDILIYHARNYKDIEGDPLYDPNRHARAQVIHWNEDGTPHFGVPVPDGKAAAKAK; translated from the coding sequence ATGACTGATTCCATTACATTTACCAATCCCATTCTGGAGCAGCGTGCTGATCCGTGGGTGTACCGTCACACAGATGGCTATTACTATTTCTCTGCTTCCGTGCCAGCCTTTGACCGGATTGAGATTCGGCGTGCACAAACCTTGGAAGAGTTGCGAGATGCTGAGCCGGTAACGGCTTGGCACAAACATGAGACAGGACCGATGAGTGCCAACATTTGGGCACCTGAGATTCATTTTATCGATGGAAAATGGTATATACATTACGCTGCAGCCCATACCAGCGAAACCAATGAGGGCCTTTTCGACCACCGCATGTATGTGCTGGAGAACGACTCGCCCAACCCGCTCGAAGGCGCGTGGGTAGAGAAGGGACAGATTCGGACGCGTTGGGAGACATTTGCCTTGGATGCAACAACGTTTGAACACAAAGGGATCCGTTATTTGGTCTGGGCGCAAAAGGACCCGGACATTCCGGGCAACTCCAACCTGTACATTTCCGAAATGGAAAATCCATGGACGCTGCGTGGGGAGCAGGTCATGATTTCTACGCCGGAATATGATTGGGAGATCATCGGCTTCAAGGTAAATGAAGGGGCAGCAGTGCTGCATCGCAATGGGCGGATCTTCATTGGTTACTCGGCGAGTGCGACCGACTATAATTATTGTATGGGGTTGCTCACTGCGGATGAAGACACCGATTTGCTTGATCCAGCGAGCTGGGTGAAATCGCCTAAGCCGGTATTCCAAACGTGTGAAGAGAATGGTCAATATGGTCCGGGTCACAACAGCTTTACGGTATCACCGGACGGCAAGACGGATATTCTCATCTATCACGCACGAAATTACAAGGACATCGAGGGAGACCCTCTCTACGATCCGAATCGTCACGCCCGCGCGCAGGTCATTCACTGGAACGAAGATGGCACGCCTCACTTTGGAGTCCCTGTTCCGGATGGGAAGGCTGCAGCTAAAGCAAAATAA
- a CDS encoding arabinan endo-1,5-alpha-L-arabinosidase has product MLLLLLVGVTGCSGDGAGESVSTPVFPEAPQDTQLYDTSILDDESRWTVNNAHDPAIIKTDQGYYVYSTDVRVAGEAKPGVMVRKSDDLINWSWVGQALPGIPKEALDWTGAVNLWAPDVIQVGDTYRMYYSASTFGSTRSAIGLQTSSSPEGPWTDEGLVVKTSENEKDKLNAIDANPVLDAEGNSWMVYGSFFDGIYIAPLDPETGKFKEEGYGTRIAARDRATEEGAVEGPYIVYNPEFKKYYLFVSYDSLFEDYNVRVARADSITGPYTDVNGMNMLDTEHLPQYEVGTKILGGYRFTEGEGWVAPGHNSVLKDGDNYYIVHHARGETDKNWPYLHVRKMLWTKDGWPVVSPERYAGEYTQDIPKSMIAGEWEGLAVDPSVDGQVQAVPYTLQANGQLKSENGSGKWTFDGKQTLTLEWKESPWGGASTEELKLLPSWDWERSQPALVVTGLNDRGIAVWGKQISAAEK; this is encoded by the coding sequence GCTCCCCAAGATACTCAATTGTATGACACCTCCATTTTGGATGATGAATCCCGTTGGACTGTGAACAATGCGCATGATCCAGCCATTATCAAAACAGATCAGGGATACTACGTCTATTCCACAGACGTCCGTGTCGCAGGGGAAGCGAAACCCGGCGTCATGGTACGCAAATCGGATGATCTGATTAACTGGTCATGGGTAGGTCAGGCTTTGCCAGGCATTCCGAAGGAAGCCCTAGATTGGACTGGAGCGGTAAATCTGTGGGCACCGGATGTGATTCAGGTTGGCGACACCTACCGGATGTATTATTCGGCTTCGACCTTTGGCAGTACGCGTTCGGCTATTGGTTTGCAAACATCCTCGTCCCCGGAGGGTCCTTGGACAGATGAAGGGTTGGTTGTTAAAACATCCGAGAATGAAAAGGATAAGTTAAATGCCATTGATGCCAATCCGGTATTGGATGCCGAAGGCAATTCATGGATGGTCTACGGTTCCTTTTTCGATGGGATATACATTGCACCTCTGGATCCGGAAACTGGAAAGTTCAAGGAAGAGGGGTATGGTACTCGCATTGCCGCCCGTGATCGTGCTACAGAAGAAGGTGCGGTGGAGGGTCCATATATTGTGTATAACCCGGAGTTCAAAAAGTATTATCTATTCGTCTCATATGATTCCTTATTCGAAGATTATAACGTGCGTGTAGCCCGCGCTGATTCCATTACAGGTCCCTACACGGACGTAAATGGCATGAACATGCTGGATACGGAGCATCTGCCTCAATATGAAGTAGGAACCAAAATTCTGGGTGGATACCGCTTCACCGAAGGTGAAGGCTGGGTTGCACCAGGACATAACTCGGTCCTTAAGGATGGCGACAATTATTATATCGTGCATCATGCGAGAGGGGAGACGGATAAAAACTGGCCGTATCTGCATGTACGTAAAATGCTGTGGACCAAGGACGGCTGGCCTGTGGTATCACCAGAACGTTATGCAGGTGAGTACACACAGGACATACCGAAGTCGATGATCGCCGGGGAGTGGGAAGGACTGGCTGTTGACCCGTCGGTGGACGGACAGGTGCAGGCAGTGCCTTACACCTTGCAAGCCAATGGCCAATTGAAAAGCGAAAACGGTTCAGGCAAATGGACGTTTGACGGCAAACAAACACTGACGCTGGAGTGGAAAGAAAGCCCGTGGGGCGGAGCTTCCACAGAGGAGCTCAAGCTGCTCCCATCCTGGGACTGGGAGCGAAGCCAGCCAGCGCTCGTGGTTACTGGTCTGAACGATCGCGGCATTGCCGTCTGGGGCAAGCAGATCAGCGCAGCGGAGAAGTAA